The genomic interval TCCGCGTCGGTCGCGTTTTCCTCGTCAAGCATCCTGCGGACGCGGATCGCTTCGCTCAGGTGCTGGCCGAGCATCACCCGCAGCACCGTGCGCATCGAGCTCATCTTTTCGGGCGAAACGATCAGGTAGATCGAAGCCGCCCGACCGCCATGAACCTCGCCCGCCTCTTCGTCATAATACCAGCCCGGCGCGCGGCCTTCCCTGGCCGCCTGCGTGATCCAGCTGTTGTCCCTGCGGAGAATGGTCTCCACCGACCAGCCCGGCGTCGAGCTGGACGTCACCGCCGCCACGTCGTCGGAGCGCCACACCGCCAGCTGCGTGCGCAGCGTCGTCGTGATCGAGGTGCGCAACGCCTCCGACTGCGTCTCGATGATGTTGCCCAGCTCTTGGAGCCGCTCATCATCCGACCCTTGCAGGTCCTCGACCATGGCATCGAAATCGGCCTTGCTCGCCGCCAGCAGGCGGCAGACTTCGCGCATGTTGCGCCGCTCGCGCGGCCGGCGGTGCATGACATAGAAGATCAGGCCCGTCAGCAGGTCGCGCGCGGCGTCGTCCCAGAATGGTTCTTTGCTCTGCGGCACCACCAGCAATTCGGCCAAGAGCCGGGCATCGTCCCAGCCCTTCACTCGGTCGAGCGGATTATAGCAATCGGAATCGTCCTCGCCCGGCGCCCATTTGTAGACCTGGCCGTAAAGGTCCCGCCGCCATGCCGTCTCACGGTAGTTCTCGCCCTTGGGATCCAGCACCACTACCGGCCCTTCGAATTCCAGCAGCGTGCGCAGGATGAACCGCTGACCCTTGCCCGAGCCGGTCGGCGCCACCGTCAGCAGGTGGCCTTCGCCGTGAAACATGACCGGCAGCTTTACGGCCTCACCGTTCGACCGCTGCCTCGGCATGTAGCCCAGCTCCAGATAGTCCACTGGAAACGCCGTGCCCTTGGGCGAGAATATCCCCGCCCGCAGCAGATCATCGTCGCTCGCCCATGCCTGCGCTTGTCCAAGGTGCTGGATGCGATCGCGGTTCGCCTTGGTCATCATCGGGATGGCCTGACGCAGCGTCGTGCGTGCCTCCTCGATCTGCCCAAGCGTCAGGTTTCGGTAGAGGATGTCCCTGTAGACGGCGTCGAGCTGGGGATCGCTGACGACCATCTTGAACGCCTCGCGCCATGCCGGGTCGAGCGTTTCGAGCAGAAGATGCACGGGCGACTTGCCGGCGTCCGGATCGACCGGTTTGTCCTTCCTTCCACCGCCGAACAGTTTTCCCCAGACCATCGCGGCCCTCCCGCCTCTTGGCTCCCCTGAAAGATTAGCCGCTGATTCCAAGAAGGATACCACCGAAGTGCCTGAAAATCCGCCGCGAATGCTTGGTGTGCCCATCGTCTGACGCTGTTTCTACGCTGGGTGTCAGGTGTCGGTTTTAGTGGCAGGCCATAAACCATCGATGCCAACCCCTGACGGCATTCAACCAGACCGCAGCCCCGCGTACGCCAGGCGGGGCTGTTCGGTGTCCGGAGTACGTCAACACGCCTCGTGCGAGCTTCCTCTTGACCCTTGTCGCTGACCGCTGCCCACGAGCCGTCCTCAGATGTGGCTGACCTGGCAGGGACGCCGTTCGGCGCAACGGCAGTCGGTCAGTTTCTTCCCCGGCTAACGCCTTCCTCGCGAAGCAAGAAACAGCCTGCCCGCCGTCTTCCGGTTCCCTCCAGCCCGCAGCGAAGCCCGGTCAGGCCTTCGCCCAGTCCGCTCTTCTTGGGGTGCGCCGCCCGTCTTGCCCCTGCCTCTCCGGTCGCCATCGGACGGCCGCGATGGGCGCGGTCGCAAAGACAAGGAGAGGAACCATGACCGCACAACGCATCGACGTTTACACCCAGGTCACGAACAACATCATCGCCGCCATCGAGGCGGGAGCGAGCGACTGGCAGATGCCCTGGCACCGCAGCGGCGAGGGCCTGAACCGCCCCGTCAACATCGACACCGCCAAAGCCTATCGCGGGATCAACGTCGTCAGCCTGTGGGCAGCAGGACAAGCCCGCGGATTCAGCACCGGCACCTGGGGCACCTATCGCCAATGGCAGAACAAGGGCTGTCAGGTCCGCAAAGGCGAGAAGTCGAGCCTCGTGGTCTTCTACAAGGAGTTCGACGTGGAGGACCGCAACGACGACACCGGCGAGACCGAACATGGCAAACGTCTCATGGCCCGCGCGAGCTGGGTCTTCAATGCCGACCAGGTGGACGGCTACGAGGCGCCCGCGCTGCCCGAGCCCAAGGATCCCGTCACCGTCATCGCCACCGCAGACCGCTTTGTCGCGGGAACGGGCGCTACCATCCGCCACGGCGGAACCCGCGCCTTCTACCGTCCCTCCGACGACATCATCCAGATGCCCGAGCGCGAGCGTTTCCTGGGCACAGAGACCAGCACGGCGACCGAGAGCTACTACGCCACCCTCCTCCACGAGCTGGTGCATTACTCCGGCTCTCCCAACCGTTGCGACCGGCAGTTCGGCAAGCGCTTCGGCGACGAAGCCTATGCCATGGAAGAGCTGGTCGCTGAGCTGGGCGCGGCGTTCCTCTGCGCCGACCTGGGCGTGACGCTCACCCCGCGCCCCGACCACGCTGCCTACATCGACAACTGGCTGAAGGTGCTCAAGGCTGACAAGAAGGCTATCTTCACTGCCGCATCGCAGGCCGCGAAGGCAACCGACTTTCTGGCCAGCTTGCAGGCAACTGAAATCACAGAGGCCGCCGCTTAGGCGGCCTCAAGCCCTCGCTGTGCAAAGCACGTTTCATGGCTCGCTCTGCCTTGCGTAAGACGCGTTCTACCTCTTTCAGCGTCTCAATCGTAGTTTCCCGCCCCTTGCGTAATCGTTGGTAAGCTGTACGCGAGATGCAAGCCAAAGAGCACATCGTAGAACTCGCCAAACCCGTTCCTGCTCGTCTCGCCTCGATTATAAGAAAAACGGTTCGGCAGGTATCGTTTCAATTTTTCCAACAATGACCTCCTTCTTTCGATATGTAATCGATGATAGCGATTACCTGATATTCATGAGCTCGTTCAGCATCTGGTCTACCGTGGTGATCACCTTGGTTGAAGCGCTGTAGGAGCGTTGCGAGACGATCATGTTCGAGAATTCCGTCCCAATATCGACATTGGACTGCTCAATGCTGCTTGGAGCAATCGTCGCGGTTCCAGACGTTCCGGCTTCACGGAAGAACGGACGTCCAGACTGCTCCGCTTCACGCAGAAGACCGCCTGAAACCAATTCCAGACCATTGGGGTCCTGAAAAATCGCGACGGCAACTTTCCATAGTTTTCTTGTACCACCGTTCGTGTAGCTGCCGATGACGAAACCCTGCTCGTCGATCGAAAACTCCCTCAGAACACCCGGTGCCAAGCCGTCTTGCAGGATGTTGAACGTATTGTATGTGGAGGCATACTGAACAATTCCATCGGCACCGGAGCCATTCCCGGACGGCTCGACAACAGTCGCGTCGATCGTCCCGAGGAGACCAGCGGCGGGGTACGTCCACTGTGGACTGAGAGTCATCGTGACGCCGTTGCCAAACGTGATCTGTCGTATCGCCGCGTCAGCAGGAACCGTCGCAGTGAAGGTGGACCCGTCGGGTTCGGTTATTTGAAGAACATTCGCGCCCATTGCTTCGACGGTATAGCTTCCCGCAAGCACCGCTGGCGCATTGGAATGCCGATCGTTGAGCGTCAGATCTATGATGCCATCTGAAAACTCCAGATCCCCCGTTATGCTGGCAGGGTCGAAGTCAGCACCGCCCGTCGCACTCCCAAAATTTACGCTGATATCTCCGACCGGCACGCCGCCTGTCCATGCGATATCCAGGTTCGATCCAGTGTAGCTTTTGAGGCTTCCATCGTCGTTGAAGCGCAAGTCACCGCTACCAATGATCTCCGGAGATCCCGCACTCCCACCAAAAATATTGGCGCCGTTCGTCGACATCGCCCAACGCCACGAGTTGGCACCGGCCTTCATGAAGAAGACGTCGACATCTCGACGGTTACCCTGCGCATCGAACAGGCTGGTCGCCACCGAATAATCTGCGGTGTTCAGGTCTCCTGCGATTGTTTCAAGCTGGCTGAGGAGTGTGCTGCCCGTTTCAAGTGCATAAACACCTTCAACCGGCGTCAAGTTTATCCCCATTTTCAGTTCACGGGTCGCAGTCGCCTCGATGCGAGACGATTGCAGCTCGATGGATTCGACCGAAGCAGGATTGATGATCTCACCTGAGGCATCGGTCCGCCAGCCCTGGAGGTGCAAGCCTTGGGACGAGACAAGATAACCTTGCGTGTTCTCGGAGAACGAGCTTGTCCGCTGATAAAAGTATGACGTTTCAGGGCCGACGAATGGAGAGTCAGTCACTACGAAAAAGCCCTTGCCGACCAGAGCCAAGTCAGCTGGACGACTGGTGTTTATGATGGCCCCCTGTGCGGTCAAATCCCGCTGATCAAGAGAGGCCACGCTGCCACTTACCGGCGTGCCAGGACGGCCGCCACCTGTCACCATGTGCGAGAAAAGGGTCCGCGAGCCCTTGTAGCCAGGTGTGTTCAAATTAGAGATGTTGTTTGAGATTGTACTCAGGGAGGACCCTTGAGCGATGACACCGGAAACGCCGGTTGATAGTGCTCCAAACAAACTCATTAGAAAAACCTCCAATAATTTCCCACTCTTCTGCAGCTTTCATGCCAAGACTGCTGCAATGGCGGTTTTTGCTTGCTCGATGGTAATTCTAAATTTCAACTGTCTATTTGAAGGTGCCTGATCGTTCGCAATGTATTATTCTGCACTAAAGAAGTGGTATTCGTAATTGTGAGATTTGCGGGAGTAGAAAATTTTGAAGCTGAGCCACGAGGATATTTTGCTTGCACTGGTGCGCCTGGACGAAGCGGCCCTACGGGGGCATCTCACCGCCATAGGCATAAACCCACCGGAAGACCCCACCGCGTTCTGGATCGGGATCCACCGTGTACGCGCACAGATGGCTGAATTACCAAAAGCCTATCGTGTGGAAAGCCGTGAGTGGCTGCGCTCGATAAATATCGAGCTGGCGCCGAGCCAAATAATGATAGATATAAAAAAAGTTCTTGCCGATTAAGTCTGGTTCTATCAATATTGTAAATGGAGTGTTCGCATAGAGGCATTCGATGCTAACCTCTAAGGACCGTTTCACTCCTTTTCTCCATATAAGGAAACTCTCTGGCAACAGAGAGTTTCTTTTTGTAGTGCCGCTACAGATTCGTCAATACAGCGTGACGTTATTTTAACGTCGCTACGCATTGGATGCTAGCGGTCTGCATCACGGCTGTTCATACGAAGCTTAAGCCGCTGAGACGGCCGAAACACGACCGCTCGGCGAGGTTCAATTGAAATCGGTGTCCCATCTTTCAGGTTCCGCGCGGAAATCCGGCGACCTGTTCGGATGTACAGGACGCCAAAATTCACCAGGCGGACCTCTTCTCCGGCTTTTAGTGAACTTGCAATTTCGTTGAGAATTTGACCTATCAGATGCCTGCTCTCAGACGGATACAAGTTTGCCTTTCTGGAGACCGTATTTGCGATCGTTGCACGCGTAGCTACCAACGGATTGTGCCTCTTCATGTTTTCGTGAGTTGACGCTTTGGGAAGACGTCAGATCAAGCAAATAATAGCCGACAGAGCGGTGCCAGATAAAAGAAAAGAGTCGAGAACAATGAGAAGCTCCGCTTTTGCGGAGCTTCTCCTAAGTCTGGCTTAGCCCCGCAGGCGCGATATCAGATATGCGACGAGCACAGTGTTGCCGGGCGTGCATGCTGCATGGCGGAAGTTACCATTATCAGTCGGAAGCGCTGGTGTTCCGTCTGAATTCTGTCCGTCGATTTTCCTTTTGAGGTCGCCCGCGATCTCGCAGGGCACTGCGGACAGCGTTAGCCACTTTCCACCGATACTACCGGCTGGGTTCGTCCCGGGGGGAACCGTCCATGTGCCATCGATCCGGCCGTCTCGCAGGGCGAACTGGCCATAGCCTGCAGGGTGCAGGTTCGTGGCGATGGTCACGTAAGGTCCGTTCCAGTTGAGGGTATTGTTCGCATTTCGATAAAGGTTCTTGAAGCCCATCGCACCGGCGCCGCCGTCGGTACCCGGTGTAGCCGTGGAATCCTGCG from Polymorphum gilvum SL003B-26A1 carries:
- a CDS encoding type IV secretory system conjugative DNA transfer family protein, with translation MVWGKLFGGGRKDKPVDPDAGKSPVHLLLETLDPAWREAFKMVVSDPQLDAVYRDILYRNLTLGQIEEARTTLRQAIPMMTKANRDRIQHLGQAQAWASDDDLLRAGIFSPKGTAFPVDYLELGYMPRQRSNGEAVKLPVMFHGEGHLLTVAPTGSGKGQRFILRTLLEFEGPVVVLDPKGENYRETAWRRDLYGQVYKWAPGEDDSDCYNPLDRVKGWDDARLLAELLVVPQSKEPFWDDAARDLLTGLIFYVMHRRPRERRNMREVCRLLAASKADFDAMVEDLQGSDDERLQELGNIIETQSEALRTSITTTLRTQLAVWRSDDVAAVTSSSTPGWSVETILRRDNSWITQAAREGRAPGWYYDEEAGEVHGGRAASIYLIVSPEKMSSMRTVLRVMLGQHLSEAIRVRRMLDEENATDAELPKSYPNWPMTFYFDEMPQLGYMRIIEDAVAITRSYRIRLWLFTQDIAQLKEVYQKWESLIANCRCQVYFRPNDQSTAEHVANRLGKRKDLWGGEDWVASPQQLMGPEFREDCVIIQDGLTIRARMSKPSYADEDLKEWIIEQKGKFGEEIHRAPRSERVPVIDPDQEPEAGEPPPDASEPSTPEDADLKEDAEYQEELAALQARMRARRSGPPPKATKDDDEGGGKRPDSPSGASEPPRRPPTPPSFNE
- a CDS encoding ArdC family protein; this translates as MTAQRIDVYTQVTNNIIAAIEAGASDWQMPWHRSGEGLNRPVNIDTAKAYRGINVVSLWAAGQARGFSTGTWGTYRQWQNKGCQVRKGEKSSLVVFYKEFDVEDRNDDTGETEHGKRLMARASWVFNADQVDGYEAPALPEPKDPVTVIATADRFVAGTGATIRHGGTRAFYRPSDDIIQMPERERFLGTETSTATESYYATLLHELVHYSGSPNRCDRQFGKRFGDEAYAMEELVAELGAAFLCADLGVTLTPRPDHAAYIDNWLKVLKADKKAIFTAASQAAKATDFLASLQATEITEAAA
- a CDS encoding flagellar hook protein FlgE, with the protein product MSLFGALSTGVSGVIAQGSSLSTISNNISNLNTPGYKGSRTLFSHMVTGGGRPGTPVSGSVASLDQRDLTAQGAIINTSRPADLALVGKGFFVVTDSPFVGPETSYFYQRTSSFSENTQGYLVSSQGLHLQGWRTDASGEIINPASVESIELQSSRIEATATRELKMGINLTPVEGVYALETGSTLLSQLETIAGDLNTADYSVATSLFDAQGNRRDVDVFFMKAGANSWRWAMSTNGANIFGGSAGSPEIIGSGDLRFNDDGSLKSYTGSNLDIAWTGGVPVGDISVNFGSATGGADFDPASITGDLEFSDGIIDLTLNDRHSNAPAVLAGSYTVEAMGANVLQITEPDGSTFTATVPADAAIRQITFGNGVTMTLSPQWTYPAAGLLGTIDATVVEPSGNGSGADGIVQYASTYNTFNILQDGLAPGVLREFSIDEQGFVIGSYTNGGTRKLWKVAVAIFQDPNGLELVSGGLLREAEQSGRPFFREAGTSGTATIAPSSIEQSNVDIGTEFSNMIVSQRSYSASTKVITTVDQMLNELMNIR
- a CDS encoding HU family DNA-binding protein, with amino-acid sequence MKRHNPLVATRATIANTVSRKANLYPSESRHLIGQILNEIASSLKAGEEVRLVNFGVLYIRTGRRISARNLKDGTPISIEPRRAVVFRPSQRLKLRMNSRDADR